One Gloeothece verrucosa PCC 7822 DNA window includes the following coding sequences:
- a CDS encoding glycosyltransferase family 2 protein — translation MLSEVKEHPSLLVVIVNYRTGKLTIDCLHSLVGEIQALPNTKVVVVDNNSGDQSVEQIETAINSQQWQDWVTLIPSDYNGGFAYGNNLAIRPALASADKPDYILLLNPDTQVRSDALKYLINFMNEHPHVGIAGSRLEDPDGTPQRSAFRFPTIWSELDSGLRLGIISKILGPKIIAPPVSDSTCQTDWIAGASMIIRREVFESIGLLDEQYFMYYEELDFCLQANRAGWSCWYVPESRVVHLVGQSSGVTLTKERPKRRPKYWFDSRKRFFVKNYGWLYAVLTDILWLTGFCLWKIRSFFQRKADNDPPYLLQDFLFNSVIFKFTN, via the coding sequence ATGCTTTCTGAAGTTAAAGAACATCCATCTTTATTAGTTGTTATCGTCAATTACCGAACAGGGAAGCTGACCATTGACTGCTTACATTCTCTAGTTGGGGAAATTCAGGCACTACCCAATACTAAAGTGGTGGTAGTGGACAATAATTCGGGGGATCAATCAGTAGAGCAAATTGAGACAGCGATCAACTCTCAACAATGGCAAGATTGGGTAACTCTCATCCCTTCGGACTATAATGGAGGATTCGCCTATGGAAACAATCTGGCCATTCGTCCTGCGCTTGCATCGGCCGATAAACCCGATTATATTCTTTTGCTTAATCCAGATACTCAAGTGCGTTCAGATGCCCTAAAATATCTGATCAATTTTATGAATGAGCATCCCCATGTCGGAATTGCAGGGAGTCGTTTAGAAGACCCAGATGGTACTCCTCAAAGGTCGGCTTTTCGTTTTCCGACGATTTGGAGCGAGTTAGATTCGGGTTTGCGACTGGGAATCATTTCAAAAATCCTAGGACCTAAAATTATTGCGCCTCCGGTTTCTGATAGCACTTGCCAAACAGACTGGATAGCTGGCGCGAGTATGATCATTCGTCGGGAAGTCTTTGAGTCTATTGGTTTGTTAGATGAACAATATTTTATGTATTATGAGGAATTGGACTTCTGTTTACAGGCTAATCGTGCTGGTTGGAGTTGTTGGTATGTTCCTGAGAGTCGAGTGGTACATTTAGTCGGACAAAGTTCAGGCGTGACTCTTACCAAGGAACGCCCTAAACGCCGTCCTAAATATTGGTTCGATTCTCGAAAACGATTTTTTGTCAAAAACTATGGCTGGCTATATGCGGTCTTAACTGATATTCTATGGTTAACCGGTTTTTGTTTGTGGAAAATTCGCTCCTTTTTCCAAAGAAAAGCTGATAATGATCCTCCTTATTTACTACAAGATTTCTTGTTTAATAGCGTTATCTTTAAATTCACAAATTAA
- a CDS encoding serine O-acetyltransferase, giving the protein MIAENVSDHNKFLSAEESSLSLWEQIKEDWIAHGRDWTKPGFRAVAVQRFGVWRMKIEPKFLRVPFSFFYRTLYRFVRNVYGIDLPYTVQLGRRVIIEHESCIVIHGNSIIGDDCIIRQGVTLGNRYLDSPLEAPKLGARVNIGAGAKILGNVVLGDDVNIGANAVVLSDIPAGQTAVGIPAKLIKSKKSQLI; this is encoded by the coding sequence ATGATTGCTGAAAATGTTTCCGACCACAATAAATTTCTGTCTGCTGAAGAATCTTCTTTAAGTTTATGGGAACAAATTAAAGAAGACTGGATTGCTCATGGACGAGATTGGACAAAACCCGGATTTAGAGCCGTAGCCGTTCAACGCTTTGGCGTTTGGCGAATGAAGATAGAACCGAAGTTTTTAAGGGTGCCTTTTAGTTTTTTTTACCGAACCTTATATCGGTTTGTTCGTAATGTTTATGGAATTGACTTGCCTTATACGGTTCAGTTAGGCCGCCGCGTCATTATTGAACATGAAAGCTGTATTGTTATACACGGAAACTCTATCATTGGCGATGACTGTATTATTCGACAAGGAGTGACTTTAGGAAATCGATATCTTGATAGCCCCCTAGAGGCTCCGAAACTCGGGGCGCGAGTTAATATTGGGGCGGGAGCAAAAATTTTAGGCAATGTAGTTTTAGGGGATGATGTTAATATTGGTGCAAATGCTGTGGTGTTATCAGATATTCCTGCTGGTCAGACAGCCGTTGGTATTCCCGCCAAATTGATTAAATCAAAAAAAAGTCAGTTAATCTGA